The following nucleotide sequence is from Coffea eugenioides isolate CCC68of chromosome 10, Ceug_1.0, whole genome shotgun sequence.
TAATTGGACTTGTTTAAGTGGATGGATTAGTCTGGTGAATTATCTTCATTTCTCCCAATCCTTTTGGGGAGTGTCTGAATAATATTTAGTCCAGTGATGAAATGGGCGTTGATTATTGGATGTGGAGTTATTCTCAAAGCATTGAACCCTTGTAGTTTTACATGCAAAAGCTATTTTGGTCTTTCATTTTTGCTTATAATTCTGTTTTATCTGTCTATGATGTAATGAAAATTTCCAAGAAACTCCTCCCAGTAGCTGCATTGTGATTGTAGTGCTTTCTGGTTGTTGGTTTATATATACTTTTAGGTGTCCACTAATAAAGTTTGACTTGGCTATGGTGTCTTAGACTATGACTGGGAACATGTAATAATAAATTCTAGGTGAGCTGGCTTTGGAAGGGATTTGAAATGTAGCTCTCCAGTACATTAGAATTCATAAATGGTAATTTTCCAAATGGTGTCATGGGAAAGCCTTATACTGCCTTTCAAGAGTGAATCCAATTTTGGGACTATTACTAGTAATGTCTAGACTGGAAAATTTGAAACGAAAGTATTTTGGTGAGAGGATTTTATTCTCGAAAGTAGTTGTTTCTGTTCCATCCTCATTTTTAAATGAGAAGAAGATACTGTGAGAAATTTAGTTGAACTAATTACAATTAAAATGCTTTCCACTTGCAGTTTTGGTTTATTGTTGGTTTAGATAACCATTGTGTTTTAAACCCTGTGTTTATTTCTTTGCCTTGTTATTAAGCTGCTAAGTAGTTAAAAGATGGGTTATGACCATGGTTTATACTCATTTAACTAGCAATTTTTACATGTTTTATCAGGCTAGTCATGAGCACTTGATTTCCCATGTTCTACCGATGCTTGTTCGAGCTTATGATGACACTGATGCTCGTATGCAAGAGGAAGTTCTGAAAAAGACTGTATCGCTTGTTAAGCAGCTTGATGTTCAGGTAATTGGCAAGTGCATAGCCATTCTTATTATTTAGTGTGTCTTAGCTTAGTGCTTCTCAAGACCCTTTTTTCTTGTCAATTTGGATATTCATGTGTATCTTTTGCAGTAGCAAACTTGTATTGTGTTGTTATCATATAATTTACAGTTTAGGGATGGCAGACTAGTTTTAGCCTGATGTCTTGGTCCTCTAATAATTTCTTAATGAATCATAGCCTTTAAACGGCAAGATTTCTGGAGTGTTTTCGTTTCTATTCTTGCACTGATGATTAGTAAGTGGTGAGCTCTGAGAATATTAGGCTTAATGATAAGTTTTCTCGATTGTTCAAGAGGATATAATTGGTTTGGTGTGAAGATATAAATGTCTCACTTGTTACAGGATAGTGTACTCATACGTCTTCTTGATGTCCATCTTTTCTGGATATTTGCTTCTTAGTGATAATGTGATTCAGCCCTGGATATTCTTGTCCTTTAATGGTCTTCCAATGATTCTTCATAGTTCTCCTCAAGCACATCTCTACAGCACCTGAAAAGCGACCATAATGGTTTGGTGGTTGTAGCATATTGCAACTATCATTGtctgttattttttattttagaatagCATTAGCTAACCTATCTGCGTTGGTCTATTGtggtttttcttttgctgcagTTGGTGAAGCAAGCAATCTTGCCCCGAGTTCATGGTTTAGCATTAAAGACAACTGTTGCTGCAGTATGTGGGCTTCTACTCTTGATGTTAATGGTTAAATTTGGCTTTTAGCCTGCTGAAGTTGCATTAGCTTTTACTGTTAATGATATTTGAACATATTGAATTTGCACCTAGAGAGAAAGGATTGTCATTAAAATCCTTTCATCGCTGTTTCCATTTTGTTCTTTAAATTGAGTAAACCTGTTGAGAGATGACTGCTTAAGGCAATTTTTGAAATCAGATGCTTTGACAAAAAAGGTATTCTTGAGGAGTGAAGACTATCTTGTGGTCTATTGCAGCATGAAATTGACAGAAGGAAAAAGATGTTTCCAGCCTTACGATGCAAAAAGATGCATACTTTATGGCTATCCTCTTTGTATAAACCAAGCATGACTGATTTGAGATTAAACCAATTTTGCCACTTTAGTTTATAGAATATGATTCTACATTAGAGAGTTAGGAAGTGCAGTTTTGATGCCCTTAATTAGTTATGCTGGTAATTAAGAGTTAAATTCATGATTACTGGCAGTCGGTAGTTTTTATATGTCCAACTGTCCTGTAAAATCTGCAGCTTATGAATAGCTTTCAAGTTCTTCCCGTGCCTGTGGTATTTGTAGTTTAGAGCACACACAAGTAGAAATCAGCTCGCCAATCTGAAGATTTTGTTTTTATATTGGCAGGTCAGAGTGAATGCACTATTATGCCTGGGTGATATGGTTCACATGCTTGATAAGAATGCTGTTCTAGATGTTTTGCAAACTATACAATGTTGCACGGCTGTAGATCATTCTGCTCCAACTCTTATGTGTACCCTTGGTGTTGCCAACTCTATTTTGAAGCAGGTAATATTTTAGCCTAACTTGGTTGGATATATAATGTTCTGTTTCGTGATCATGACTCGGGTCGTTGCCATCTTTCTTTCAGTATGGAGTAGAATTTGTGGCAGAACATGTCCTTCCACTACTCACTCCTCTTCTGATTGTCCAACAATTAAATGTTCAGCAATTTgccaagtttatgcactttgTCAAGGATATTCTCAGGTATTCCTCGTCTGATATAGTTCTCTTTTCTGTCTGCTTTGCAAGGGAGTAATGATCTTCGAAAACCAAAACCTTCTCAATTGTTTGGTGGCTTTTAGATTTTCTATTGGATTTTCACTTGTCTTTTGTGCATTCTCTATCCTCGAGAGTACTTAGGCGGATCAAAGTTTCTTTATCCAAGTTAATACGTGTTGTTACCTGTTGAATAACaggaaaatagaagaaaaaagaggagtAACTTTGACTGACAATGGGATTCCAGAAGTAAGACCATCCCCTATTACTGATGGGCATATGCCGGGACAAGTGAATAAAACTAGCACGGCTGCCTCATCTAATATGAAGCACAGCCCATCATGGGATGAAGATTGGATTCCGACAAGGCAATCATCTGCAAGTATACCGTCATCTGCAACAAAGGCAACAGCTCATCCATCTGCCTCAACTCAGTCTGTTCAGGGTACTTCAGGATATTTGCAGTCCACAATGACGTCTACTGCATCTGGTCAGTCATCATCTTCATGTCCTGCAGTTGACATAGAATGGCCCCCACGCTCGTCCTCGTTGGGTTTGTCAACTCAATTAGACATCAGTGGGAAGCTAACTGAAAGCAAAACTTTGTCAGCTGCCAGTTTGGATGATATAGATCCTTTTGCCAACTGGCCTCCACGGCCTGGTGGTTCTACATCTGCCTTTGGTTCTTCCACCAATGGCGGGATGGCTCTGTCAGCTAACAAAAACGGATCAAGTTACGGTGGTGCTGCCCCTAATGGCTTGAGCTTTCAAACAGGTAGCAGTACCTCGTGGGCCTTTAACACCGAAAGTTTAACAGAACCGATGAGACCCAATCAAGGGAATTCCTCATTGAATACCAACAGTCTTAATGGTGGGGGACTCAACACTCAAAATTCACTTGGGTTCATGAAACAAAATCAAGGTGTTTCCAGTTACGGTGTTTCAAGTGAGAAAACAATGGATCTTGGATCCATATTTGCTTCGAGCAAAAGTGAGCACACTGCACCAAGACTTGCTCCACCCCCAGTAACTGCTGTCGGTAGAGGGAGGGGAAGAGGGCGAGGAAATCAGGGGCAACTTAGTGCCTCTTCAGCATCACGATCTAGCCACATGAAACCTCAGTCTGAACAGCCACCCCTATTGGATTTGCTTTAAATGAGGGCTCGCATTTGTGTGAATGCGAAGTCAGCACAGTAATACGAGGCACGGATGAAAATATGCGCATAGTCGGTCCCACGCAAAAAGATGTGGAAGAATGTTTTGATAGTTGCTGCAGTGAGAACCTGTTGTTTCCCGAGATGATGTAGAGAAGTATGTGAATTTTGCTTGTAGCATAGTGGCCTTATTCTGTatacatatttttctttttcatttcttttctttgctcaATTATTGATATTGTTGCCAGGATACTCTTGGTTCCGCGTCAGTGTATTGATCATAATAGACAACTCCAAATTGGTATACGGCCAAATAATGAGgagtaatttcttggtttttggtCATTCTTAGCTGAGCAGTTTGTATTCCTGGTCTTATATTTGTCGGAAGTTACTGGAGTGAGTTCGATAGTTCATATTAATGATTTCATTCTCTGTGACAACTTTTTTGCCACGTTCTGAAGGTCATCACATGTTATACTTAATGTAATCGGTGACGGATATCTTAGCTGGTAGATGCATGCTATAATTAGATCTAGCTGGTAGAAGCATGCATTTTCATATGTTTTGTTAGTGAATTTAAAGGCAATTGACGGTATCAGATAACATGTGGTACTTGACTCAAGCGTTAGTGTTGTTGCATTATTGGACTTTAAAGTCGgtatgttttccttttcttctttttattagTTCTAGTGTTATACTAACACATATGGGCACCACTTAGCCATTAAAAGCGAAATGCCAAGGAAATATCTTTTGGGTAGTTTTCTACGCTCCTagtaaatttcacaaaatttaatatatattgGGTGATAATTTACCCACATTAAAATATGTGAGGGAGAAgagtaataaaattaataatataatatcataaacattataataaaaatattttcaatctTTCGCTCTCTTCACAATTGATAATAACTATAAGACTCTCACTTTATGCACCAGATAAATCGGTAAACAAGTTTTGATAAAATTACTACAACTTGACTCCAATAGTGTTATCTTAAAATCTTAATCTAACTGAAACGCTGCTAAATAGttatatgaaaatttttatttttgagatTTGATTTAATATACCAATATTATATCCCTTAAATCAAATTCTCTTCCGGATCAAATTTACCACCATCCTTTGCAAATTCTACCGGCATCACTTTGACTTCTTTTGCTTCTTCAAAAGTGTTCATTGCTGCAATATTCCATGCATCTAGACAAATTCATCTTGTCGCTCAATTTATTTTTGACTTGCTAAAATAATCCACATTCTGGATCGACTGTTTTCATCGCACAATTTGATATCAATTTTCAATCGACAAGATTCTTCTCCGATCTCTATCTTCACACTCCCAATCAATATAATAATTCTCTGACCAATTTTACGGTCTAATCTTCACATCTAACAATTCTCGAATCAATCTTATGACCCAGTTTTCACTAACTGAATACTCCATGACCAATCATATGGTCTAACTCGATTAATTGACTTCTTCACAACAACTTTTATGCTTTCAATTTTGACAGCGAAAAATACCCACGACTAACTTCATAGTCTCGTCAATTCTTCAATGTTCACAAGAACGTCAAGTTCAATTTCTTGAACCTAAGACTCTGATATCAGATGTAGAACCCAAAAAGTTCCACAAAAAAGATATAAGAGATAAATTTCATAAAAATCAATATGTATGGGGGACAATTtacacatataaaaatatgtgtGAGAAAAGAGTAATAATATCAACAATATAATATTAGTAACAGCATAATAATAATACTTTCAAATTTTCACTCTTCtcaaatgataataataataagactTCCCATTTACTTAATAAACAAGTCTCATAACAATAACAAATTTGTATCATAACTTGACTCCAACGGTATTACTATCATAACTATCATGACGCCAGCGGTTTTACTAGAACTTGACTAAAACACTCCTAATATAATGGAAATTTCTATGGTTGATACTTGATTTGACATACGAACAAACTCAAGTAGACTTTCTGGAAGACTGATCACTGCTCCTTTGAATTGCGCAGTTTGTTGCTTTGAGAATTGGTTCTATTACTGACCATATGGTCGAGTGAAGTCATTTGTCGAGACTGTTGGCCTATGATTCGTCCGGTTGATGGGTTCTGAGACAAGACAATTTCATACCCATCTGCGTACGGTTCCATTCCCTCGGCCAGGATTTGCCAAACCAATCCACCTGCAATGCCTCCTCTTCTAGCAAACCTGTAGATATTACCGTAAATTGCGGCCATGAATGAGTCCCTGGCATATAAACTGTATCCTGGATCTTTACTTGATTTCCCAAATTCAGCGAGAACCAATGGTTTTTTGAGTATGGTCTTAGAGTCTGTGGAGTGACTGGTCATCCACCTTCTCATGAACATCATCTGTGCACCATCGCTCTGTCCAGACAGCCTATTTTGGTAACGTACACACATGATACAAGACATGCAATAAAGGAATTCATTAGGAGAGCGCTCTTCCATGGAAATTATACGGTGAAGGGAAGAAGAAATGAGGATTTTGTGCTACCAAATATCGGGATATGCATGAATGGTTGCAAAATCTATCTCTTTGATAAGATTATTGGTGATAAAATCTGTGCCCACTTGGTATCCAGGATTGTACTCCTTTTTGCCTGGCATTGAATCTCCATAGAATCCCTCCATCCCTATTTCTAGAAGGTGTTTGTTATCGAGTGATTTGACGTAAGTTGCCATTTCTTGAACCCAAGCCTATCATATTCATATATAGTGgaagagattaaaaaaaaaggggaaaaaattgaGAGCGGTTATATACGGAATGTGGAAACCTGTTTCCCTGGGAGAGAGAATAAGCATGTGAAGACATGAGTTAGAAATAAAAGGACTCACATTTAAGGTTTTTCCGGAGAAGTCGACCTGGCAACGAGGTTCATTGATTAGCTCCCATGCCATGATTGTTGGATCATCTTTATATGCAACTCTACTGATTGTGTTGATCCTAGTCAACACTTTCTGAGATCAAAAAACATAAACATAAACATTGGAACGCATGTATTTAGTGCTTTTGTTCATTGCAGTTCAATGATGTTATATAAAACGTAAAATTCGTCTTAGCTATTAATTAATGTCGACGACTGTTGAAAAAGCACACCCCTTCAAACCCAATCCAATCCAATATTGTGCTAACGTGGTATTGTTGATTATATATAAGATAATGGGATAACTCATGAAATTAATCCGGacgaaggggaaaaaaataacaAGAAGGAGAAGACATGTTTCATCGAAAGGACCTTAATGTGATTCTTGTAATATCTCTTGACAGCATTCTTGGTGTAAAAATCATCATCGCTATTCACTTGTACTCCAGCATTTTTAGCCCACGTCACGTATTGTGTCCTTCCTCCAAAGTCCTTGTAGTTGTTGGTCAGACTCAGGATTAAGTGAACGCCATACTTCCTTGCTTCCGATACCACAAAATCAAGGGCCTGTAGTCATGA
It contains:
- the LOC113749016 gene encoding SCY1-like protein 2; this encodes MSLNMKTLTQAFAKASAAIEKTVQTTVQEVTGLPKPLQDYDLLDQIGSAGPGLAWKLYSAKSRDGRAVYPNVCVWLLDKKALSEARQRAGLSKAAEDAFLEVLRADASRLVRLRHPGVVHVVHALDESKNAMAMVTEPLFASAANALGNLENLEKVPKELKGMEMRLLEVKHGLLQIAETLDFLHNNARLIHRSIAPETILITSNGAWKLGGFGFTISTDQSSSDSANLQAFHYAEYDVEDSILPLQPALDYTAPELVRSKASTVGSASDIFSFACLAYHLVARKPLFNCHNNVKMYMNTLTYLSSEAFSSIPRDLVSDLQRMLSSNEALRPTAMDFTGSPFFRDDTRLRALRFLDHMLERDNMQKTEFLKALSDMWKDFDPRVLRYKVLPPLCAELRNLVMQPMILPMVLTIAESQDKNDFELSTLPALVPVLNSAAGETLLLLVKHAELIINKASHEHLISHVLPMLVRAYDDTDARMQEEVLKKTVSLVKQLDVQLVKQAILPRVHGLALKTTVAAVRVNALLCLGDMVHMLDKNAVLDVLQTIQCCTAVDHSAPTLMCTLGVANSILKQYGVEFVAEHVLPLLTPLLIVQQLNVQQFAKFMHFVKDILRKIEEKRGVTLTDNGIPEVRPSPITDGHMPGQVNKTSTAASSNMKHSPSWDEDWIPTRQSSASIPSSATKATAHPSASTQSVQGTSGYLQSTMTSTASGQSSSSCPAVDIEWPPRSSSLGLSTQLDISGKLTESKTLSAASLDDIDPFANWPPRPGGSTSAFGSSTNGGMALSANKNGSSYGGAAPNGLSFQTGSSTSWAFNTESLTEPMRPNQGNSSLNTNSLNGGGLNTQNSLGFMKQNQGVSSYGVSSEKTMDLGSIFASSKSEHTAPRLAPPPVTAVGRGRGRGRGNQGQLSASSASRSSHMKPQSEQPPLLDLL
- the LOC113748650 gene encoding mannan endo-1,4-beta-mannosidase 5-like; the encoded protein is MAFSRRSNISNFSCCFLVIFVLSLHCENHRVSSSASRFIQTRGTRFVLGGSPFFFNGFNSYWMMHVAAEPSERHKISNVFREAAAAGLTVCRTWAFSDGGDRALQMSPGVYDERVFQALDFVVSEARKYGVHLILSLTNNYKDFGGRTQYVTWAKNAGVQVNSDDDFYTKNAVKRYYKNHIKKVLTRINTISRVAYKDDPTIMAWELINEPRCQVDFSGKTLNAWVQEMATYVKSLDNKHLLEIGMEGFYGDSMPGKKEYNPGYQVGTDFITNNLIKEIDFATIHAYPDIWLSGQSDGAQMMFMRRWMTSHSTDSKTILKKPLVLAEFGKSSKDPGYSLYARDSFMAAIYGNIYRFARRGGIAGGLVWQILAEGMEPYADGYEIVLSQNPSTGRIIGQQSRQMTSLDHMVSNRTNSQSNKLRNSKEQ